The sequence AGCTGACGATAGCGCTGCCAAACAGGAAACTGCTGCGGCAGCGCATCTTTTTGATGATGCTCGATGATCAGCAGCGTCGTTTGCTGCAGCCACTTGGCATCTGCCATCACTCTCACGGCTTCTTCCGCCATGCCCAAATGATAGGGCGGATCCATAAAAATGAGATCGACCGCCGCAGGCAAACGCAGCCTCTGCAGCCAGTTGAGTGCGTCTCCCTCGATCAGCTGCGTCTGTTTTTCAAAGCCGCAGCCGGCGATGTTATCGCGAATGATTTTAGCTGCTTCCGGCCGCAGTTCGATCATGGTCGCATAAGCCGCACCCCGGCTGATCGCTTCCAAACCAAAGGCGCCGCTGCCGGAAAAGACATCCAGCACCTGCGCCTCGGCGAGACAGGGAGTCAGGATGCTGAATAAGGATTCCTTCAGCCGGTCCGAGGTCGGCCGGGTCAATTCATCGTTGGGAGTTTTTAAGCGTCTGCCTCTGGCAGAACCTGCAATAATCCGCATAACCATCACCTCACTGATTTTCTTCTGCGCTGTTTTTTTCTAAGCTGCTCAATTGAGCCTGGTTACACAGTGACGAATCCATTGCCACTGTTCCTGCCGCAGCAACCCTGCCTGACCGCTGATTTTTCCGGCACAGTCTTTCACCAGCTGCAGAATTGTCTCGTCGATCTGCCAGCGGAAGATCAAAAAATCAGTAAAACCGCTTTGATCGGTGCCAAGAATTTCACCGGGGCCCCGCAGTTCGAGATCCATCTGAGCCAAAT is a genomic window of Negativicutes bacterium containing:
- the rsmD gene encoding 16S rRNA (guanine(966)-N(2))-methyltransferase RsmD is translated as MVMRIIAGSARGRRLKTPNDELTRPTSDRLKESLFSILTPCLAEAQVLDVFSGSGAFGLEAISRGAAYATMIELRPEAAKIIRDNIAGCGFEKQTQLIEGDALNWLQRLRLPAAVDLIFMDPPYHLGMAEEAVRVMADAKWLQQTTLLIIEHHQKDALPQQFPVWQRYRQLRQGESVISFYRYAAAREAEELQ